The following nucleotide sequence is from Zea mays cultivar B73 chromosome 1, Zm-B73-REFERENCE-NAM-5.0, whole genome shotgun sequence.
tgaacagtactcccgtactgttcacgctgactgtgcATTCGCtttagcatcacgcttgtacccttactttccttcaagccgaaggtacatttgtaatttgtcgtTGTTTATACAAGTAATATAATAAAaggaattaataataatgtttaaagtaatcatgttattttccgtgttttgtgtataaatctctctcatcttttattatgattatgaaggtgtgaccttcataaccttcgtccgaagttcattatatccgaagggaaataatgcttcgaaggacgaaagactttgatatttaacattttatgttgtcttgttcttaatttatagcatttgagaacaagtcccaacaGATAAAAAAGATCAAGAATGAGTGATGAATGTAAGATTGTATAACATGCTTTTATATGTTGCATTCCCTTCATTACCTTTTCACACCTTCATCTCTTATTTGACCTTCTTTTAAAATAAGGATGGGTTTAAGGACGAAGGTGGACCTTAATCTCATTATATTGTCTTGTTTTCTAATACCCGAAGATATTAAAaacaagtgaacaacatataTCATAAGCAACGAGCACACCTTCTGAATCCTTCAAGTGTTAGATTCTCACAGCAAAACCCAAAACACACGATATACGGTGCACGCAGATCTCCCACATAGCTAATGGGTGTAGAATTTATTCCTGCAACTGAAAGCAACAATCTGTCCTTCTCAGCGTGCAGCGAGCAAGACGAAGCCTGTCCATCCATGTGAGCCGCGAAAGCAAAACTAAGCTAGAACTCGTCGACGGTGATGCCGCCCCTGACGACCTCGTAGGCGTCCCGGCTGCGCGACCTCTTGATCCCAGCGGTGAAGTGGACCTTGGCGGCGTCGGCCTTGACGGCGGTGACCCTGGCCCAGACGAGCACCTTGGTCTTGATCCCTTCCACCTCCGTGAGGCGGCCCTCGCCCAGCGTGCCAGACACCGTGGCGTCGAACCGCAGCTCGGAGCCGTCGCGGTAGCCGACCTCGCAGGGGGACGGGATGTACACCGTCAGGCGCCGCGTCTCTGGCACGAACTCGTAGTTGGTCGCCTCGCGCGGGAACAGGCCCACGGGGAGGTTGTGCTCCTTGAGCAGGTCCGCCAGCGGCTTCTGCATCTTGCCCTTCAGCTTGTTCACCAGCCATTTCGCTCCATCCCCGACGCTGGTAGAGAGCGACTGCATGCAGTTAGAGTTAGGAAACATCAGCGGCGCAATCAGCAAAGAAGAGACGACCCTTTTCCCCTCTGAAAATCTCTCATATGTATCTCAGCTTTAATTAAAACCTGCCATGATAAACAGATGACAGAGACCGGAGTTGTTCATTCATGGCTGCTCTAACTATTAAAATCACAAACCGATCCATCCATGCCTGTTCTAACTTTGAGCTGGTCTATTCATCAGAGGGCGCAGGGACAAATAGGCTGCGTGTGAGAGCTGGACGATGCTAGAACGAAAAGAAACCGAACGAATCGTGAGGTGCAAGAAAGAGCAGGCCGGGATGGGATGCTTTTGTCTCACGGACATCGAGGTCGTCGCCTGCCGAGGAGATCTCCTTGTTGGCCCTCTGCCCCAGCCAGTAAGCGCCCACCTTGTTCATGATCTCGTCCATCTCTTGTTTCCTTTCTCTCTCCAGACAGGCGAGCGGCCCCGGCGATCTCTCTGCTGCTGTCGCTGGCTCGCTGCTCCGGTGCTCCCTCTTGCGTGCGATCTCTTTGATTCTAGGTTAGCTTCTTCGCTACGCCTACGCGGAGACGGAGAAGAAAGGAACCCTGGGAGGGCGCGCCCTGGTTCAACAGGTCGTGCGTTGGATGCGACCGGATCAAAGCCAGAAGCGGCGAGGAAGATGTGTCCTCCACTGTCGAGCGTAGCGAAAGCGACGGCTCTTTCCTCTTCGCATGGTTTGGTTGGTCGTCGTCGGCAGTCGGCACACTGTTGCGCGTATGGAAAAACCGGCAGCTGACGATGGTCACGTACTCACACACGGCTCACGTCTCGTCTCTTGCTCTTGTCTTCCAGAAACCTCCGCCATGAAGCACGAAAGGCCTTTCCGTGATACAGTTGGGCCTTAGATGCACAAGTCTAACACACCTATCAAGTCGGGCCACAAAATAGGCTTCTCAAATACTCGGCCCGTATCACGTTCTGGAATCCCACCTAGCCTGGTCAGCCCACTCTCCGGGGCTAGGGTTTTAACGAAGCATATAAGAGCTCCCACCCGTGCAGACAACCACACCTCCTCGAAACCCTAGCGCCGGCGCCTCCACTTCGTTTTCCTCACTCTCTCCTCCAGCTCAGGTATCCAACTACCCTCCTCCGACTCCACCATCGATCTGCCCTCGCGTTCTATGGTTATCATCTCCCCTTGCGCTGGTTGCTGATCCGTGCTCTGCTTATCGAATCTCCTCCTTGGCCGCAGGGTCCGGCGGCGAAGGGAAGGCAAGATGTACACCGCGAGGAAGAAGATCCAGAAGGAGAAGGGCCTTGAGCCCTCCGAGTTCGAGGACTCCGTTGCCCAGGTGAGCAGAGCGCCAACCCACCTCCTCTCCTTTTACTGCGTTTATTTTCCTTGAACTGCTGCTCTGTTTGTTTGTGGTTGCCAAAGAGTCGGGGTTGTGATGTGTTTTTGGCTTGTTGTACCTGCAGGCTTTCTTTGATCTGGAGAACGGGAACCAGGAGCTCAAGAGCGACCTCAAGGACCTGTACATCAACAATGCTATGTATGCGTAACGTTTCTTTCTATATTCTATCGCCTGTTGAGATAGTAGCATGTGGTGCATGGTTGTGACATTTGGTGAGTATGTTTGTTGTGACTTTGCAGCCAGATGGATGTTACCGGGAGCAGGAAGGCTGTTGTCATCCACGTCCCATACCGCCTGCGCAAGGCCTTCAGGAAGATCCATGTCAGACTCGTCAGGGAGCTGGAGAAGAAATTCAGCGGCAAGGTGAATTTctcgttttttatttttttctactGCTGTTCATGGTTTAGGTTTATATATGCTAATTGTAGCTACTACATAAACATGAACGGGGTAATGCATTTAATGGCCATGAGATTACATAGATTTATTCAACTTCTATTACTCTAGCCAGTGGCGGACGCAAGACGAAAATTCAGGGGGGCCAAAAGGATCACATGGGAGCTATGATTTTCTAGTTCGCCAAGTCCACCAACCGCAGGGGATAAGTTATATTGTTGCGATGAGCGAGATCTAGCTTGTCGAGCGGATCGATGTCACGAGAAAAATAGGACAAGTGACGGAGGCGCTAGGAAGGGGCGAAGTCGGGTGGCGGCGCATCGGGAATGGGTCGGCGGCGTAAACAGGGCAGCGAGCAGACTGATTTAGGTGGTGTCGGGAAGATTAGAATCAGACTGGTAGATGCAAGGACTGAACCGAGAGGATTCGACGAGCAGGCTCATAACATGGTTGTTTTAGGCTATGTTCTAAACCTCTAGAGCTAACTCATAACATGGTTGTTTTAGGCTATGTTCTAAACCTCTAGAGCTAACTGTTAACTAGTTTTAGCTGGGTTGGGACATCTAACAATTAATACTTATTTGAGGAGTATAGCTAACAATTAGTTGATCCATTCTAAACCTCTCGGCTAATTTTAGCAACTAGCTATTAGTTTTAGAGATTTAGAACAAGACTTTATACTATCTAAATTTTTAATTTTTTCCACACTTAATACTAAATAATTATTAGGTATAAAAGGGTGTACAAAATTGAGGGGGGGCCATGGCCCACTTTGCCCCCCTCTGGATCCGCCTCTGACTCTAGCGTAAAATTGGTTGTCATGAACATGTCACGTTGATTGTCAATACCCATCTTTTTGGATTTTTACTCGAACTGTGCAGAAGCTTCTGACCCCACTTTACCAATCGTAGTTTTCATACATGTTATTGTTAGGCATGCCTACTTGTactacatatgcttcttctttttgtTTTGTTAGTGCTTAGTGTCTGTGTGATATAGATATGTCTTTTGTCATAATATGCACCTTGTTATGAGTCTGGTCCTTATGGTGATTTTTGTACCCTAGCATATGTTTAGAAATTTTTAGCTGAACGGTCTTGTTTGGTCTACAATATTAGAGTCAAGTTTGCAAGAATGCTTATCATGCATTTTACCTGGCACAGGATGTGGTAATTGTTGCTACAAGGAGGATTGTGAGGCCACCCAAGAAGGGTTCAGCTGTTCTGCGCCCTCGCACCAGGACTCTGACTGCTGTTCACGATGGCATCTTGGAGGATGTTGTCTACCCAGCTGAGATTGTGGGGAAGCGTGTCAGATACCGTCTGGATGGTTCCAAGATTATCAAGGTAGATGCTTCCGTCTTCCTTTCTTCAGATAGTCTACATGTCCTACTGAGGAACTGAAGGGCATCTCTACTGACAACTGTATTCACTTGTATAAAAACATCTAAAATTTTGCCTTGGCATTAGTTACCTAGAATTTCTTTATACATTTATGGTTTGTTGGCTAACATATAGCAGCAAGTTACTTAACCTTCTCTTGTAATGCCATTCAGATTTTCTTGGACCCAAAGGAGAGGAACAACACTGAATACAAGCTGGAGACCTGCACTGCGGTCTACCGCAGGCTGTGTGGGAAAGATGTGGTCTTTGAGTACCCTATGACCGAAAATGCATAAATATGATGCCCTCTGGATATCTCCACTCTATTTCGTTGATTCTGAATGTTATGTTGGGTCTCCCTATGTACTTCAAAAACATAGTTTTGATGCTAAAGTTGCCTAGCAATTTGGTACGGGGAAGTGGCAGTGGACGTGAACAATGTTAAGTTTTGAGCATTTAAATTAAACCTTTGCCCTGATAACGTTGCTGAGTTATTTAATTTCTTGCTTTGTTCGCGGCTTGTCAGTCTGTTAAACTGTTTATTTTATTTGGCATAGCCTGAAGGAGTGAAATCAACAGTTGTCGTAGTTCTAACTGTTTTTTTTCTTGCTATGTCATATAATACAGTATGTTTCAATAAAATCTCTTAAGAAGAGTCGATGTCCCTCCATCCCGCTATTGTGCATGCTCTTCCCAGAGCGACAACAATGACATTCATCATGGCGGCCCCTCAACCAATGTCCTCTCACCTATCAATCCTTCCTCGTTATGACCCATCCTTGCTTCCGGCTCCATCACCGTGGCAATGTGCCCACTCCCTAGTCGCCAACATTTGctttaaggtaaaattcataTATTATTTTAGATGTTTCTAGATGTATTTCTCTATATGTAAAGCATTAATTTCCACGGTTTCGTGTTGTCATGTGTCACTACTTGCCTTCAGTTTACCTCTCTTCGCCCCCCCCCATTTTTAAATGGTAAAAAAGATAAAACTATGCATATATAGAGATTTGAACCACAATTGTTGGCTCCAAACTCACATACACACCCACCTAGTGTTAGTCAAAAGAACACACATGCCtttctctactatacttaaagcactagTTTCAATGGTCGCCCTGTGTCATCAATTTACAAAAAAGTCTATACATTTATTTCAAATCAACTCAAATATTAAAAAGCGGTGCAGCAGGTGAGGTATCTTAAAAAATGGTGCaagaggtggggtttgaacccacaccctgatggaagaagggtggaAGACACTGGTCGAAGCTATCTAACCAGTTGCTACCACCTCGTTcgtcattctacttcttttctctctcccctcacgcctccacctccgcgccaCCTCATTCTCGATAGAGGGCTcgtcattctacttcttttctctctcccctcatgcctccacctccgcgcCACCTCATCCTCGACAGAGGGCGTAGCAGCAGGCgtctcctccccgtattcgtccgacacgAGCCTCGACACCGACTCGTGTAGTGGTCATTGCATGTCCACGAGAACGTTTCACATCATgtgcgcaccatcgttttcgccatcgtcgaacgtcccgttcgtcttccctGCCTTCGCCCCGTATTGGtccggctgggcttctttctccgcttgcatgCTCTCTCCCTGTATATCTAGCGGTATAGTACCTATGTCGCAtccagatgcccaggtcttcgtcgtgtccttctccggcaacgaacaggtatgcccgcctcttctcttcccctcctgctctacgaaaccttggaagtgggggaggcgagggattGGGGTCTCTGATTTGTTGCCTATGGTAcccgtgcgttcataaaaaataCTATGCGAAGAGTGAGAcaaccaataaaaaatcttgagatcttttttgTGGATAATTTACATgagtattgttgtgagccgtcgcaacgcacgagtaACCGACTAGTATACTCTATACTCAAGTATAAATGAAAAATGTAGCAATGCACGAGCATTTAAATGGTGAAAAGCTAGAATTATGTATAAATGGGGATTCAAATAATTTCCTTCTCTTTAAAGCAGCAAAGAATCCGCCTCCCCCGTGCGTCCACGTCGTCAAAAATTTTCTTTGCCGTTCGATAGACATCCAGTGGTGGCAGCGTTCTCCCCCTGTCCGTTGTTTGTAGATGGTTCCAGGTCTCTCTTCAAGTCTCACGCTCTCCTTCATCCCAACGTCTCCAGTCTCGCGCTCTCTCCCCAAAAAAAACTCATCTTCCTCCGCTCGCTCCAGAGTTCATCGCTACTCTCCACCAGCGCTCCGGAGTTCATCGGTACTCTCCACCAGCGCTCCAGAGTTCCAGGTAATCGCGCTCCCTCCCACGCCCTCCTCCACTCCCATCCGCTCCATCCCACTCCGGTTTCCCATtgctagggtttagggtttacgaTAGacacggtggcggcggcggcggcgccggcttCCCCGGTAGTACTCGCTGTCCTCCTCCCTCACCTTGCGCGCTGCGGACTCGGAGCCGCCGGGCGTCGCGGCCTCGCGCGGCTCCTGCTCCCGCGAGGAGGACGAGGAAGACAACCCCTGGGTGCTTACCAACGCGCCAGTGGCCTCCTCGGCGCCGGTCACTGCATTTTTCCGCCACCAGCTAGCACCGCCTGCgcggccctctctctctctctctcctgttCTTCGGTTTCCCATTGCTTCCCTCACCTTGCGCGCCCCGGACTCGGGGCCGCCGGGCGTCGCGGCCTCGCGCGGCTCCTGCTCCCGCGAGGAGGAGGACAACCCCTGGGTGCTTACCAACGCGCCAGTGGCCTCCTCGGCGCCGGTCAGTGCATTTGCCTCCCCCCATCCTCCACCCCCCGCTCAGCAGCAGAGCCCCCCCGCGCAGCAGCAGAGCAACACAGCGAGCAATGGAGGCGGTTGTCGTCGGCGCTGGGCGGCCTACAAGTGCCCACCGGGAGAAAGAACTGTGTTGTATCTCTCTCCGTCATTTCTCCCGAGTTTGCATGTGATGTTCGATTGGAGACTGGAGAGGTGGGATTTGTGTGGCCAACAAGGCATGGTATATGCACTGTGTTTATTCCATGTATGTATCCCCCCATCCTCAATCGATACAAGTAGCGATTCCATGTATGTATCCATTGTTTTTCATCTAAAACTGAAACACCCTTCTATTGGCAGTAGTGGCAACAGGCTCAGCTGAGTTCTCTCTTTTTCCTATACCCTAATGTTAGAGAGATGATTACATTATATTATATTCCTTCTTAATAAGGATTGTTAAGAAAGGAATGGCTAGCACACTTTGTAATTTTGATGGCTTCATTTATTGAGTTATCATAGTCATCTGCATTGTAAACATTAATCAAAATGATAAAACCAAAAAGACATATTCCAACAGTTACAAACTGGGTTCAGAACCAGAAAAATTTAGGATCATTCCACCATACTTATACATTTGTTGTATTATCTTTCCAATAAGTTATAGCAAACAATTTTAAAGTTCACTTTATGAGTGCTGCTACACGTAGTTGAATATGTGTGTGGCATGACTGCATTGTATTTATACTCTTTTTAATCTAATGGTTGAAATTACTTGGACAGAATGATCATAATTATAATCGATGGTTTAGATACATGGCACTACTTGAGTAGTACAAAAACATTTCCCTTTACTACGAACATAAATTTGTATTTGACCATAACCAGAATTCAGTGGGATTTAAATGTTGGCCCAACATAGATTCACTATTAAATTTGTACTCGGAAGTGCCTAACTTTAAATTGCTGTCTTCTGATTATAAAAGCACAATCTTTATTATACTGTCAATAACCACAAAGGTTATATTACAATTCAGAGATCAATCTGTTGTAAGGATTAATGACTCATAGTCTCATACTAAAAAAGTAACTATGCTTGAGGTGCTAATAAGAGCATTTAATATAACAATAGATTACAATCCAGCAATTTATTTCTTTAACGTTATCCTGCCTTTCATGATTTCTATTTAAATGCTTTAAACCTTTTCTTTAAACATTACCTAGATGCAATTGCTCCTTTTTTTCTTCCTTACATGTCGTCATAACAGTGTGTTAGACTATTAGCCTCCTCATGTACCTTTTTCGAGAAACAATTCAACTTTTCCATTAATTTTTTTGTAATTTGAGACCAGAGTCATTACATAGCTTGTTATACTAATAGACTTAGTACCTGCTTGCCGTGATCAAGGGGAAAGATAAAATAAACATGTTGTATATTATTGTTTCTCTCCTTTCAAAAAATGTTTTTATTTTTTCCATGATCCTGATATTACATTGAGCTCTTTAACGTTGTCTATTCTAACATACTACTCTCATTTATATACAGGTATGAGGCTCCATCACTTTTGGTCATGAGACTTATGTACATATTAACCTCATGTTGAAGCCTTTCTAAAACTGCGTCTATGCAAGAAATGCTAGGTCACTTTTGATCAGTAGACTTATTTGCACGCATAGAAAAGGCCCCATCACTTTTAATCATAAGACTTTTATGTACATATTAACCTGATGTTGAGGTAT
It contains:
- the LOC100283541 gene encoding uncharacterized LOC100283541, which gives rise to MDEIMNKVGAYWLGQRANKEISSAGDDLDSLSTSVGDGAKWLVNKLKGKMQKPLADLLKEHNLPVGLFPREATNYEFVPETRRLTVYIPSPCEVGYRDGSELRFDATVSGTLGEGRLTEVEGIKTKVLVWARVTAVKADAAKVHFTAGIKRSRSRDAYEVVRGGITVDEF
- the LOC100193269 gene encoding 40S ribosomal protein S7; this translates as MYTARKKIQKEKGLEPSEFEDSVAQAFFDLENGNQELKSDLKDLYINNAIQMDVTGSRKAVVIHVPYRLRKAFRKIHVRLVRELEKKFSGKDVVIVATRRIVRPPKKGSAVLRPRTRTLTAVHDGILEDVVYPAEIVGKRVRYRLDGSKIIKIFLDPKERNNTEYKLETCTAVYRRLCGKDVVFEYPMTENA